The sequence ATTATGATTTTTGACGTTGACATTACatcatttttaacaaaaatagaaattgccaaaaaatacaatgaaaaacaTTCAACatgatactaaattaaattttggcCTTTGTTATAAtcgttatgtattttattaaaagaaatactttttttgatTCGGCATATAAATTTGTACGGTTGTATAGGTAAGATATCTCTTCaatttaagaagaaaatatGATTTGAAACGAAAttgtaacagatttttttttcagttctaGTAAAAAGACGCACTATGAAGTTCTTAACTTACAGAAAAACTGTACGGATAAAGACATAAAGAATGCATTTATCCAGATGAGCAAAGaggtaaatacatattaatacaaGCAGTATATTAAagttcgttatttttatttcaattacatgcATGAATTTCAGTATCAtccagataaaaataaaaatgaaaaggcTCAAGAAAATTTTGTTCGTATTGTTGAAGCATATAATGTCCTCGGTAAACCTAGCAGCAGAGCTCAATATGATCAGATTTCACACCTAGATAATCAGAATACCTATtcatatgtttataaaacacatacaccttataagtaagtattaaaataattatctgtattatttatttctactttgTGTATAGTCTACTGGTGAGatagatataaaaacttaactGACATGCTTAGCtagaaattaaatgttatattatatgaaatatatatattgtctaatAATATAACTAGAGGTGTTACCATAATCGATAACTTATATcagttttttagaaaaaaacaaaccttatttaattttttggtttgttttataacttgaactttattttataatatgcacataacttcataaaaaaattcaatgtatgtacatatattttgtgcTAATATAGAGAATAATTTCTAggagtttaatattttattatataaaaagagaaAACCTTTGtactatacttataaatttacatattaagtcttctaataatattgtatttggaataaatatttgtattttttacagttgGAGAACCACCTATAATGGACAATCAAATTaccaaaattataatgaaaaaacaaattcatattaTGGTGTGAAAGGGTGGAAAAAGATGTCCAAtactgatttgattttgatttgcttTGGTATTGCAGTTGTGGGTGTCATTTTACAAGTTGTTATTATCAGGTAAAAATACActatttcaaatttggaattatacattttgtgttaaaatataataaataaatttaattatcaatttgtgTACagtatatagattttatttaagtgaaatGTTTCAAATTCCAGGGAGTCTTATCATATTCATCGGAAGAAAAATGACGATAAATCTATAAAGCTGGCAGAAGAGTTGGAAAAAGTCAGAGCTACTGCTAGAGGAAAAACCAGAGACGTAATTAGTgctttaatactaaatataaataaatagttaattagatgaaattagaaacataatcataagaaatttattatgatttatgatatgatttatttatgaaaccaGTTATTTCTGCTACTAAAGTTTTGAATAATAGTGATTTAGAACTTAGAGTACATCTATGGAAGAGAACTTTTAAGTAAATCACGTTAGAGTTATTATCAATCTCATACTACATTCTAAGAAGATAGAAGAACTTGACAGATGTACATGTAACtccttattttaaattctatattattatactaccTAGTGGTATTAATTCTGGGTTCACTTCTGTACTTCTCATTGAATCTGGACATCTCATTACAACagcttacaaatattttttgcttttgtattatttaattcagtGACAATTATATGTAAACAAGTTTCAGAGAGTATTTGGTGCCttggttttatttgaaatggtcAGTTTCGAAACACTTAACAAACTTTATTTTGGCCAtgagtaaaattgtaaataagatTGACAACATTGTTCCATATATGTCTTGTAGTCATCTTACATAGATTGTTTATTATTGAggaaattatcataaaataaataataaaaaaagttaaaagataCAAAAACCAATCAAGTCTTcacatattaaaactaaaaaaaaaacaaattaaaactgaCAAAGTATTAGTAAcataaaaacactaaaataacTTCCTATTTCTGAGTGCACTTTTAAACTTATGAAAAAATCAAAGCAATCATAGTTATCGAGGCATCTAATAAAGaggttgagtagtgtgtacaccggttttcatgggtatgttACGCCGAGGTCccggtttcgattcccggccgagtcgatgtagaaaaagttcattagttttctatgttgtcttgggtctgggtgtttgtggtactgtcattgcttctgattttccataacacaagtgctttagctacttacattgggatcagagtaatgtaagtGATGTTGTTCAAAATACAATATGAAAAGCAATAATCATACAATATGATCAACATAACTACcaacaatatattgtttttggAATCGTTGGTGGTCAGTCAGTTCAGTTTAATATTCCTTAATCCATTGAGCTAATTAATGTTTAGAGCTTATAACAAAGTTATCTTTCTTCTCAACCTAATTACATTATgctatcatttaaatttcatatgagAAATCAGAGATCTGCAATACAATGCAGGATTGTATTGTagaattagttaaaatattattatttaatatgttttgtaactttgtaattatatttaaaaaaattaaagatagtaCGACTTTGTTCATTGCTTTGGAACAACGCCAATACCTGTTAAGAAGTTGGTATTTAACGTGCTCAACACAATtagattttctattttattatactagaCTGACTGCTCCTCCCAACTTTGCTCGGCTATATTAGAGATTCTGATTTTACTTGCAATACATGATTTTGCTTTTATTGGTCAAGTGTGTTGGTAACATTCTTGGCTATATTTATTACCACTGTGTGTGCTTTTTGGGCGAAGGTGATTATCATCAGGTAGAAAGATATATGTACTAAAGATTCGGCTTCGGtattaagtgttattttttatttttaaatttatactccACAAACATGTCCACTTTTGgtgtaacttaatttaaaaaaaaagtttttatttttattactaggcAGTATCACAATATTGTGATAGTGAAGTTTGAAGACATTTTTATCGATATACGCCGTATATTATATGGTATTCACATGCAATATAAATGTCTCTGCAAAATAATCTTAGATTCCAGGAGGACATTATGAAAGTGTCCTTGAAAAGGGGTTGTCATTTGTCCTCTTAGGATTCGGGATTCCTTCTCATCATCATCTGAACATCaccttatataaaatttagtgtaTTTTATGGCATTTAACCTACACATAGAACATATTGTTCATGTAAAAGCATAGTTCAGTGTGGTGACTTTATATGGATTTGTTAAAAGCTGTAAAATCTTtactgatattaattttattaatatataaagataaaatattaatgtttatttcctttaattattaatgtataaaaaatacacatccAGGGAAAAATTACaatgtatgtattgttttatatttcagatGCAAACACAAGTATTGCTGGATAAAATAGTGACAGCGGCTAACCCTAGCGTCGCCACAGCTTCACTTGGACAGACGTTAGCTGATGATAAAAAGTGATTTCAACTtctaattcaaaatttatatatttttgatcgaattgttattgtaaatatttatagttaagtaGACTTACTGTCTTAGATGGATTTTtggatatttgatatatttttttgtaaatattttcgaatgtacataatatataataacgtaGTGTACAAAACAttgaattaaagtaattttgttataaaatttatttgaattattttattctgtaaatcaaaattacattgaagtagtcttaattttatatttttctattagcAAGTTAACTATTAGTAGCTGGTATCTTTAGGCAGCTTAGTAGAAGACTATATACACACATCAACACTGTCTAgggatattttgaatttactcaattatttcaaaatttattaaagataacatgcaatatgtttatatttttataaagcccATTTATGTGACTATACTCCAGAATAAAAAAAGACCTTATTATTTTGCGTAAACTATTTTATactcaaataaagaaaaaacgtaaaataatggtaaaactaacaattaatatttgtctcaaaaaaatgtgaaaaatataaaaaagttattgtttttaacagTTATATGAAAAATCAGTAGTCCGTAAAACCACCCATGACGTTTATACCGGTCCTGCAACGATTTTTCATACTTTGGATTAAGTTATCCAACTCTTGCTGCGGTATATTGTCCCAGGTCCGACTAAGATGCAAAAAAAGTTGCTCTTCCGTCGCAATATTTGCAGGGAAATTCTTCAAAGCACTTCTTTAGAGCATGTCCCACGCGTGCTCTATGGGGTTTAGGTCAGGTGATTGAGCGGGATTGAATTCTTGGCCCATTTGTAGTCTATGGGGGTAAATTATCGGCACTAGCACCTCGTTACGGTATTTTTCAGCCGTCATGGTGTTTCTGATCCAAACGAGGTCTGTTCTTCCGCCAAGACGAATTCCCGCCCAAACCATAATTGTCCCGCCGTGGTATGAATGGACTTCCTGAAGATGTTGCAGATGGCTATCACGACCAGGGACTCGCCAAACACGTATTTTACGTGTACCGGGCTGGAAACCGAACCGGGACTCATCGGTAAACAGCACTACAGACCACTTCCCAGAGCAAATGTACACGAGCCCACTCTAGTCGTCTCCCACGATTTCCTCGGCGTAGTGCTGGAGTACGAAGCGGTCTGCGAGCATGAAGGTTAGCTTCATGCAGCCTTCTCCTTATAGTTTTGTCACTCACAAGCTACTGGTCCTCTGACTGGAGCCTCTAAACCAACTGCAATGCCGTAACATTTGGTTCTATTTTCGCGGCAACTTGCAAATATCGGTCTTGTCGTTGAGTGGTTATGCTCTTCCCACCTGGATGTCTTTCAGCCACTTCACCAGTAGCACGGTAGCGTGACCGTAACCTAGATATAACGTTTTGTCTTGTTCCAATCTCCTCAGCAATACACCGTTAAGTAGCCCCAGCTTGGAGCATGCCTACTGCCCTTAGCATTTCTTCTTTCGTTAAATGGCGCCGCTTAATGATGCACACAATAGGTTTAACTCGAAATTAATCGATAACttgttaaaaaacttaaatttgacacaaaaaatatctcaatattACTGTAGGTAAACGAAACTTTCGGATTTCGCTACCACGCCgcgtaaatattttgtttttatttatttttttcaaatttaaatttagaatcgtCCAAAAAGGTTTACAAAGTAGTCTTtcattaaaagattttaaaactgGCCaggattttttgtgtttaagaactttgtacaaaatatCCCTAGACGGCGTtgatgtgtatatatgtatatgtttctaCTAGTTTTCTTTCTATAGTATGAAACATGTAGtagttgataaaatattagacTTTTGGCCGCTTCTTGACGGTAAGACTAATATAACGGTAAGACTAGTTATGTCGACATGACGCCCCTTCCTCCTCCACTGCCGTTCTTTAATCCCATGCGTGTGCGTGGAACGTATACGTTTATACTTCGTTGGAATATtccaataaatttttttttaattccttcgttggaatatataaacatatgcttttatacataaatcttCTGTACGAGTGTAAGTAACTGAAATACTAAATGGTTGGACCGATTTCGATAAATTTTGCGAGTATTTGGCATTGATGTTTTAGATTGGATCAGGTCGGCGGCGCTGCTATCGGgaagtaaatacaatttttttgttaatttaataatttacctgGACGAAttcataagaaaaataatatatttatttcatttacgaAACTCCATCGTCCAGTGACACTCACATTTTTCTCCTTTTtacttagtaataattattaaaatttcagacATCTATCAGAAAACTGTTTCGTCCAATCACCAGTACCAGATAAAGATTTTGCGTTCAACGTACCTCTAGATAATGTGAAAGTTACTTTATATgaagtaataaagaaaattgttaCATACGCttgttatttcataaaataaatttaataaaacctttcaAACATGTTCACAATGTTACTTTTATAAGAAGTTCTATTCTGTCAATACAGAACATTACAAGTTGAAACTTAATTTTCACGAAACAAagactatattttttactataaatgtcTACCGtcgttttcgtttttatttgaaCACCTTAGTATTAATGGGTGACTCGGTAGTAACTTTCCCAGGTTCTGGTACGTGGAATCTGGTAAATATGCGAATATGCGAAATCAGTTTGGTTTGATTATCTCTAAACATTATCCTGAAGAGGAGGGGAGACAGCAAGATTTAAGGTATCCAGGGATATCCAATAAACATAtgcaatttatttcatatattttgtcgccaattaaaaaataattacgaaacgTTTACGATGCATACCTATTCTTAAAAGCTCAGACTATCTGTATGaatctctttaaatattatttattcaagtagacttatacaaaattatttcccTACAGCCTATTCGACCATTCAAAATTCCATTTATTCGCAacctaaatttaataacatagatTATTCGAGCTCTCGTTCAATGATAagcgtcaattcgatgtcaagtgttgtttattagtgttttctcctcttatggttggaatagactacttcgtttcattttataagTCAATGGGTAAAGTCACCACCTTGAAAcacattttgaaaattttaccaagaagaaatagaaattaataattaacagttGTATAAAATTGCGTGTCGATTTCTGATCAAAAATATCTTCGCTGATGTAATAAGGTTCTTTTAtcgttacatattataaatatgacaatTTGATACCGgttaaaagaaataacaataatttaataatatcgtttattgtaatactgataataattataacgggAACAATTCCTTAACGTATACACTATCTTCCAAATGCGGGGGCTCGGGCACTATTAGCGGTTTTCCGTCCATCTTTATATCTCTGTATAGCACTTTGTAGTAACTTGTGTAACCATATTTTTCAGCTGTCATAGCTGAATAAGCGCTTGATGTGTCAAGACGTATTAGTCTGATCCCTCGTGTTCTTACAgcttttctgaaataaaataaattttagtttgtatacatatatgtatattacttgtgcaagaccgtctgggttggtaccacacattcatcacgtattctaccgcctaacagaaatacttagtatttttgtgtccAGTTGGTTGAAACAAAAGGCACAAGAGACAATATTTAAGGTCGTTGTCGcattatatataggtaatttATGAAATGGTTCATTCTTATAGTGCTAACGTCTATTGGAGGTGGTAACCACATTCCCTCatatggcccatttgccagtctgcctacctagtTAAAGATACAATATAGTAATTATGATATGAAATTCAGTTTGCCTTTGTGTTGGCgttcttattaaataagattatgCTTTAGAGAAGTGATTTTAACGTCtaatttttaaaagaagaatgtataatttttaatccattaaaaccattaaaaatgtatttagcaataatttattctgttttttatcaaaacacaTTTGCtcacatatatttttctatcgTTATCTAGATTCTAGGTAATTCtagaattattcatattaactaTTGTTACATCTGAAATGGTAAATTTCAGTTAATGGTTGGAGTGTATAATAATGAGGTTGGTTGGAGAGATGACCATTTcagtttagtttttgttttaatattttacggcTTACGTACTGTTGAAGTATGGGTTAATTGGCTTTTTGActgatttttaaaatccattttatattatttagtagaggttaaggaatccagtaatagttgtttttttaaattctagtacatatttgctgaaaaatatcaaattaaaaattccatatttaaatagcgcgcgaaaacgctattttgacaatatggcgctgcaatggggtcggtgacgtcacttgcctgtattgtaatctgtggcacatataatcaaCATACAGTAGGAAAACGAGGTTAACGagcgtgacaaacgtttaaagatgcatttttatttatggatttttgaataaataaatgattattttcatctttcgttgataaataaccatttttaaactcataatatatactgattacgataattgacactttatttttcgcattgtcaaatagcctattgttatCAAAAGAACTCTTTGAGCATGCTGTATGAGTgtagagctattagcaaatcgcatggaatatataaatctaaggtttgtttatctttactcaaATAGTTTGGTAAGTttagtagtttaaaaaaagtagtaagtactcactctgtttcttctgttAATGCATTCATGATGCCTTTTCGTCTCCAATTGTGATCAGTTGCCGCGATTTTGACTTCAACCAGCTTGTGGTCGTGGGGAAATTTTTCCCACAGCTTTGCACCACTCTCCCGTCGGGCCAATATGTAGAGGATTTTTTGGAATTTCGGATTTGTACATCGCTGGGCTTGGCTGAGTAAGTCGTTGCCATTATCATCCTGAAAAAAtcgatatacataattatttaaaatattttaggattatatacaatattatttttagatacatatttattttataaatattttttttttatacacaaacttgaaattgaactaaatataaatattcttataataagaACTGAATCgagaatattaatttgataaaaaatcatcaatacTGTATATGTTTTACTCTATCTTTTTAAAGGGaaagtgagccggtgtaattacaggcacaaaaatatatcatcgtACGTGTCTTGACGGAGTATGAAGGGCTTTACGGTTGGAGTGGCAGCGTCTATGGGTGaaggtgacaacttaccatcgaATATACCATTTAGTCATCTgctttactataaaaataaaaaaattatatatttcattatattatattaataaaaagaaaagattatttataaggaATTCACCTCTTTCACGGGGCACACCCCATTGATCATAGCTCCAATTACGTTGCCCTCAGCGTCCGTAGCTTTAAAGGACAAGCCTTCCAATAGTGAACCAGTGCAGTATTCATCAAGTTCTGGGCATGAATCCGTTTCTGAGGTACAAAGGCCTACAGCACGGTTTAACGGTTCATCAATGTAAAAAgtcctataattaaaaaaaatgtgtcgaccattttacataaatataaattaataacgagATGTCATCTGAATCTGTTGATATTATCCTCAATGAAAAAAGAAAGCATCCAAAAATATcggaaaaaaaattttttaggcTCAACTTTGAGGCTTATATCATTCAAATGAGgccgttaatttaaaaaaatacatatatatatatttagtagaaGTATTATCTTATCGAAGCTTTTGGTTTTGTTTTCATTGGTTTTTTCGTGGCTTccgatgtaatataataaataaataaaatcggtcAAAATGATACTAACTATGATAacgtcattttttattatttattattattttatttcattataaaaaaagcacTATGAAAAAGAAGCATAGAAAACTATAGCTATTTCTGAGTGTTGCGATGACAAGGTTATATTCATTAATGGTAATTATGACTTATTATACAAATAGTACatagtatgtacatatatacataatgtgtatttactaaaatgtaaaataagacCAGAGtggaaataaacaacattaacaaTCGCAATATAATTGTTACAAGCAAGCAAATTGAGAAAATAATGAttgcatataaattatacgtGATCAAGGAAAACTGTTAGGTTATATATgtgattttttcattttatgtacTATACTATTAGCTGTACGTTTATTTTAcgtacattttgtttatttaggaAAAGCCGGCGAATAAATAACTACTTAACTTACCACCAAGTGGGTGCTACGTTAAGTAGttattattaccaaaaaaaaaaaaataacaatgcaaGAAATGTTAAACCATTATAGAGCCGTCAAACCATGAGATATAAGATGTTTtccttgtgtttgtaattactGTATGGCACTGAGTCATTGACACTGAAAGCCGAAATCCAGGaacatataatctatatatatttcacgGTAGAATAATCACTGAGTGGGTGTTAACTGCCCTGCCTGGTGGACAAAGCTCTACCGcaaagtaagaaatatatttttattttcaacacaCTTCACATTTCTACTTAACTGTAGGGGATattgtacaatataattatactataggGGATATTATAATTGTGAGATGGATATCATTCGTTTGGCTGtcagttttataaaacttttgaatGTTTCATTGATTATTGCATTgcattgtatacaaaatgtcgaaagattaatttgtttgtaaacgAGAATAAAGACCCTTTTAATGGTggatgtgaaaaatattttttgaggcTCAAACAATCAAATAAGAATCCTGTAACGTCCCACTACGACAAAGGACGCCTCCTAGCTTTGGTTTTCAGTAGGTAAAATAGCATTTGGTCATGAATCCCATTTAATGTTGAATGTGAAAATGCATTTTTAGGGCTCAAACAAAGGCGTTAGAATTGAAGTCATGACTTGACTTAACCTATTTcactttttaatatgtatttcatttgtaCAATTTCGTTTGAACCTTAATTCGATGAAAAAGGagatg comes from Vanessa tameamea isolate UH-Manoa-2023 chromosome 15, ilVanTame1 primary haplotype, whole genome shotgun sequence and encodes:
- the LOC113399137 gene encoding uncharacterized protein LOC113399137; this translates as MSKEKVYNISLITEEDAESVMKLIKRTFYIDEPLNRAVGLCTSETDSCPELDEYCTGSLLEGLSFKATDAEGNVIGAMINGVCPVKEDDNGNDLLSQAQRCTNPKFQKILYILARRESGAKLWEKFPHDHKLVEVKIAATDHNWRRKGIMNALTEETEKAVRTRGIRLIRLDTSSAYSAMTAEKYGYTSYYKVLYRDIKMDGKPLIVPEPPHLEDSVYVKELFPL
- the Dnaj-60 gene encoding dnaJ-like protein 60 — its product is MYFIKRNTFFDSAYKFVRLYSSSKKTHYEVLNLQKNCTDKDIKNAFIQMSKEYHPDKNKNEKAQENFVRIVEAYNVLGKPSSRAQYDQISHLDNQNTYSYVYKTHTPYNWRTTYNGQSNYQNYNEKTNSYYGVKGWKKMSNTDLILICFGIAVVGVILQVVIIRESYHIHRKKNDDKSIKLAEELEKVRATARGKTRDMQTQVLLDKIVTAANPSVATASLGQTLADDKK